The following are from one region of the Chromobacterium phragmitis genome:
- a CDS encoding sensor histidine kinase, translating to MLRFLSFRSLLLAGFLGVALIPAAALMQLRHALGLAADSAQRHQRQGQRWQEIARLSQEQAVQFERASRQALILRDRKLAQTASQARGELLRAQQTLRLDAPAEALPDIDAILDLASRLPALPAVQRRQRDALFRELNQRLERQQQALAAAGETRQASWRGDIERMRQQANRLAWLALAAAVLLALLFTLLIHAPLRGLQRRIARLAGGARQLEWRQSGPADLQRLSRELAQLDLRLVELEQQKTRFFRQVSHELKTPLASIHEAAALLREQVAGPLNAQQSRIVGILGNNALTLRQRVEALLKQDAGPWLSSELHLSSFSLSSLLESRLASCQPLWQAKRLTIELDSVASQVRGDASKVETIVDNLLLNAIRHSPAGGRLTLRCGRARGQAWLEVADQGPGVPGALRDKIFEPFWSGPAPDGERPGSGLGLTMARGYAQLMGGDLSLLADGPGARFRLHWPEPEST from the coding sequence ATGCTCCGTTTCCTTTCCTTCCGCTCCCTGCTGCTGGCCGGTTTCCTCGGCGTGGCGCTGATTCCCGCCGCCGCGCTGATGCAGCTGCGCCATGCGTTGGGCCTGGCCGCCGACAGCGCCCAGCGCCACCAGCGGCAAGGCCAGCGCTGGCAGGAGATCGCCAGGCTGTCGCAAGAACAGGCGGTGCAGTTCGAGCGGGCCAGCCGCCAGGCGCTGATCCTGCGCGACCGCAAACTGGCCCAGACAGCCAGCCAGGCCCGCGGCGAACTGCTGCGCGCGCAGCAAACACTGCGGCTGGACGCGCCGGCGGAAGCGCTGCCCGACATCGACGCCATCCTCGATCTCGCCTCCCGCTTGCCCGCCCTTCCCGCCGTCCAGCGCCGGCAGCGCGACGCGCTGTTCCGCGAGCTCAACCAGCGGCTGGAACGGCAGCAGCAGGCGCTGGCCGCCGCCGGCGAAACGCGGCAGGCCAGCTGGCGCGGCGACATCGAGCGGATGCGGCAGCAAGCCAACCGCCTGGCCTGGCTGGCGCTGGCCGCCGCCGTGTTGCTGGCCTTGCTCTTCACCCTGCTGATCCACGCGCCGCTGCGCGGCCTGCAGCGCCGCATCGCCCGGCTGGCCGGCGGCGCCCGCCAGCTGGAATGGCGCCAGTCCGGCCCCGCCGACCTGCAGCGCCTGAGCCGGGAGCTGGCGCAGCTGGACCTGCGCCTGGTGGAGCTGGAGCAACAGAAAACCCGTTTCTTCCGCCAGGTGTCGCATGAGTTGAAAACGCCGCTGGCGTCGATACACGAGGCCGCCGCGCTGCTGCGCGAGCAGGTGGCCGGCCCGCTCAATGCCCAACAAAGCCGCATCGTCGGCATCTTGGGCAACAACGCGCTGACGCTGCGCCAGCGGGTGGAAGCGCTGCTGAAACAGGACGCCGGCCCCTGGCTGTCCTCCGAGCTGCACCTGTCGTCGTTCTCATTATCCAGCCTGCTGGAGTCGAGGCTGGCCAGTTGCCAGCCGCTATGGCAGGCCAAGCGGCTGACGATCGAACTGGACAGCGTGGCCAGCCAGGTTCGCGGCGACGCCTCCAAGGTGGAAACCATCGTCGACAACCTGCTGCTCAACGCCATCCGCCACAGCCCCGCTGGCGGGCGGCTGACGCTACGCTGCGGCCGCGCCCGCGGCCAGGCCTGGCTGGAAGTGGCGGACCAGGGCCCAGGCGTGCCCGGCGCGCTGCGCGACAAGATTTTCGAACCTTTCTGGAGCGGCCCCGCGCCCGACGGCGAACGCCCCGGCAGCGGCCTCGGCCTGACCATGGCGCGCGGCTACGCGCAGCTGATGGGCGGCGACCTGAGCCTGCTGGCCGACGGCCCCGGCGCGCGCTTCCGCCTCCACTGGCCTGAACCGGAGTCAACATGA
- a CDS encoding riboflavin synthase subunit alpha: MFTGITQAIGRVAAIENGETSRRIAVDFPAGFCAGLAQGGSVSIDGACLTAAAPPRGDRVEFDLILPTLVTSTLADCRIGDAVNAERAMRAGAEIGGHSLSGHVDYQAVIEQTREYSDNLCLRLTVPSGALRYLFAKGYVALNGVSLTIADIDKQAGWIEVWLIPETRRATALAAKPPGSRLNLEIERETQVLVDTMREALEDKLAALMPLLAPKLDELAPALLRASPRRPALAAH; the protein is encoded by the coding sequence ATGTTCACCGGCATCACTCAAGCCATCGGCCGCGTCGCCGCCATCGAAAACGGCGAAACCAGCCGCCGCATCGCCGTCGACTTCCCCGCCGGCTTCTGCGCCGGACTCGCGCAAGGCGGCAGCGTGTCGATAGATGGCGCTTGCCTGACCGCCGCCGCCCCGCCGCGCGGCGACCGCGTCGAGTTCGACCTGATCCTGCCCACCCTGGTCACCAGCACGCTGGCCGACTGCCGGATCGGCGACGCGGTCAACGCCGAACGCGCGATGCGCGCCGGCGCCGAAATCGGCGGCCATTCGCTGTCCGGCCACGTCGATTACCAGGCGGTGATCGAGCAAACGCGCGAATACAGCGACAACCTGTGCCTGCGGCTGACGGTGCCCTCCGGCGCGCTGCGCTACCTGTTCGCCAAAGGCTATGTAGCGCTCAACGGCGTCAGCCTGACCATCGCCGACATCGACAAGCAGGCCGGCTGGATCGAGGTGTGGCTGATCCCGGAAACCCGCCGCGCCACCGCGCTGGCCGCCAAGCCCCCCGGCAGCCGGCTCAATCTGGAGATCGAGCGCGAGACCCAGGTGCTGGTCGACACCATGCGCGAGGCGCTGGAAGACAAGCTGGCCGCGCTGATGCCGCTGCTGGCGCCGAAGCTGGACGAGCTGGCGCCCGCGCTGCTGCGCGCCTCCCCGCGCCGTCCGGCGCTGGCCGCCCATTAA
- the ribB gene encoding 3,4-dihydroxy-2-butanone-4-phosphate synthase, protein MNAHTDILSLRVHAALDALRRGLPVIVADDADRENEADLILAADMLTVPEMARMIRDGSGIVCLCLTPERAAQLDLPPMAAENGSRYGTAFTVAIEAAEGVTTGVSAADRVTTMRAAISPDAKPSDLVRPGHVYPIVARPGGVRERRGHTEASVELARLAGFSPAGVLCELMNPDGTMMRGRQVQDYAERHGLPQLSVAELAEWLLREQA, encoded by the coding sequence ATGAACGCCCATACCGATATCCTTTCCCTGCGCGTCCACGCCGCGCTCGACGCCTTGCGCCGCGGCCTGCCGGTCATCGTCGCCGACGACGCCGACCGCGAAAACGAAGCCGACCTGATCCTGGCCGCCGACATGCTCACCGTGCCGGAAATGGCTCGGATGATCCGCGACGGCAGCGGCATCGTCTGCCTGTGCCTTACGCCGGAACGCGCCGCCCAGCTGGATCTGCCGCCGATGGCCGCCGAAAACGGCAGCCGCTACGGCACCGCCTTCACCGTCGCCATCGAGGCGGCCGAAGGCGTCACCACCGGCGTGTCCGCCGCCGACCGCGTGACGACGATGCGCGCCGCCATCTCGCCGGATGCCAAGCCCAGCGACCTGGTGCGGCCCGGCCACGTCTACCCCATCGTCGCCCGCCCCGGCGGCGTGCGCGAGCGCCGCGGCCACACCGAGGCCTCGGTGGAGCTGGCGCGGCTGGCCGGCTTCAGCCCGGCCGGGGTGCTGTGCGAGTTGATGAATCCGGATGGCACCATGATGCGCGGCCGGCAGGTGCAGGATTACGCCGAGCGCCACGGCCTGCCGCAATTGTCCGTCGCCGAGCTGGCCGAATGGCTGCTGCGCGAACAGGCTTGA
- the ruvB gene encoding Holliday junction branch migration DNA helicase RuvB, producing MIETDKLFGAAPERRIVTPQRASDQEEALERALRPKLLDEYVGQKKAREQLEIFIEAAKKRGEALDHVLLFGPPGLGKTTLAHIVAREMGVNLRQTSGPVLERAGDLAALLTNLEPHDVLFIDEIHRLSPVVEEILYPALEDYQIDIMIGEGPAARSVKIDLPPFTLVGATTRAGMLTNPLRDRFGIVARLEFYTAEELTRIVSRSAGLLNVQLSDNGAFEVAKRSRGTPRIANRLLRRVRDYAEVKSDGVVTAEVADAALAMLDVDPAGLDVMDRKLLQAILEKFSGGPVGLDNVAAAIGESTDTIEDVIEPYLIQQGYLQRTPRGRMATAQACLHFGLPVKDA from the coding sequence ATGATAGAAACCGACAAGCTGTTCGGCGCCGCGCCGGAGCGCCGCATCGTCACCCCGCAACGCGCGTCCGACCAGGAAGAGGCGCTGGAGCGCGCGCTGCGGCCCAAGCTCTTGGACGAGTACGTGGGCCAGAAGAAGGCGCGCGAGCAGCTGGAGATCTTCATCGAGGCGGCGAAGAAGCGCGGCGAGGCGCTGGACCACGTGCTCTTGTTCGGCCCGCCGGGCCTGGGCAAGACCACACTGGCCCACATCGTCGCGCGCGAGATGGGCGTCAACCTGCGCCAGACGTCCGGCCCGGTGCTGGAGCGCGCCGGCGACCTGGCGGCGCTGCTGACCAATCTGGAGCCGCACGACGTATTGTTCATCGACGAAATCCACCGCCTGTCGCCCGTCGTCGAGGAAATCCTCTACCCGGCGCTGGAGGATTACCAGATCGACATCATGATAGGCGAGGGGCCGGCGGCGCGGTCGGTGAAGATCGACCTGCCGCCGTTCACTCTGGTGGGCGCGACGACGCGCGCCGGCATGCTGACCAATCCGCTGCGCGACCGCTTCGGCATCGTCGCCCGGCTCGAGTTCTACACCGCCGAGGAACTGACCCGCATCGTCAGCCGCTCCGCGGGCCTCTTGAACGTGCAGCTTTCCGACAACGGCGCCTTCGAAGTGGCCAAGCGCTCGCGCGGCACGCCGCGCATCGCCAACCGGCTGCTGCGCCGGGTGCGCGACTACGCCGAGGTGAAGTCCGACGGCGTGGTGACGGCCGAGGTGGCCGACGCCGCGCTGGCCATGCTGGACGTGGACCCGGCGGGCCTGGACGTGATGGACCGCAAGCTGCTGCAAGCCATTCTGGAGAAGTTTTCCGGCGGGCCGGTGGGCCTGGACAACGTCGCCGCGGCGATAGGCGAATCCACCGACACCATAGAAGATGTGATCGAGCCCTACCTGATCCAGCAGGGCTATCTGCAGCGCACGCCGCGCGGCCGGATGGCCACCGCCCAGGCCTGCCTGCATTTCGGCCTGCCGGTGAAGGACGCCTGA
- a CDS encoding nucleotidyltransferase family protein yields MSSEGCLEQRLTGLVLASPWLMRGLRAARGLGLSDWCIGAGAVRSLVWDALHGFASEPSALSDIDLAYFDAENLSPDHEAALWRRLASADPDLPWEVTNQAAVHGWFADHFGYPVEPLPSLEAAVASWPEYATAVGVALNADDSLRIIAPFGLDDLFGMAVRHNPARASRETYRQRVAQKRYAERWPRVTVVLE; encoded by the coding sequence ATGTCGAGTGAGGGCTGCCTCGAACAACGGCTGACCGGGCTGGTCCTGGCTTCGCCTTGGCTGATGCGCGGCTTGCGCGCGGCGCGCGGGCTGGGCCTCTCCGACTGGTGCATAGGCGCCGGCGCGGTGCGCAGCCTGGTGTGGGACGCGCTGCATGGCTTCGCGTCCGAGCCGTCTGCCTTGTCCGATATCGACCTGGCGTATTTCGACGCTGAAAACCTGTCGCCCGATCATGAGGCCGCGCTGTGGCGTCGGCTGGCGTCCGCCGATCCCGACCTGCCCTGGGAGGTGACCAACCAGGCGGCGGTGCATGGGTGGTTTGCCGATCACTTCGGCTATCCGGTCGAGCCCTTGCCGTCGCTGGAGGCGGCGGTGGCGAGCTGGCCGGAATACGCGACCGCGGTCGGCGTCGCGCTGAATGCCGATGACAGCCTGCGCATCATCGCGCCCTTCGGGCTGGACGATCTGTTCGGCATGGCGGTGCGGCATAATCCGGCCAGGGCCAGCCGGGAAACGTATCGGCAGCGGGTGGCGCAAAAGCGCTATGCAGAGCGTTGGCCGCGGGTGACGGTCGTTCTGGAATGA
- a CDS encoding ABC transporter substrate-binding protein has protein sequence MNKIALAALLAVACGSAAAEDVLHIYNWNNALSPDTAKRFEQSCKCRLVQDYYGDNEEMLAKLAAGAKGYDMVFPTAFAVNTLLKQGKLQPLDKSKLSNWKNLNNGYLALNQPFDPGNRYAAPTVVSLTLLGYNATQLKKAGVEAKAGSWSLVFDPAVLARIKGKVTVLDSQRELMAAALMYLGKDANSANPADWKAAAEVIRKAKPYWAAFNNQSYIKELTVGNIWVALGYSNDLFQAQQDAKNAKRPFELAYRPQQEGNVLAIDNMTILKDAPRPDLAHKFINFMLDGKNASEISNLIGATNPVKAAEAFFKPQIKANPVIMLDPSKGKYVALKDLDIKSRRELNRLWSQVKVGR, from the coding sequence ATGAACAAGATTGCCCTGGCCGCCTTGTTGGCGGTGGCCTGCGGTTCGGCCGCAGCCGAAGACGTGCTGCACATCTACAACTGGAACAACGCGCTGTCGCCGGACACCGCCAAGCGCTTCGAGCAATCGTGCAAGTGCAGGCTGGTGCAGGACTACTACGGCGACAACGAAGAGATGCTGGCCAAGCTGGCCGCCGGAGCCAAGGGCTACGACATGGTGTTTCCCACCGCCTTCGCGGTGAACACCCTGCTGAAACAGGGCAAGCTGCAGCCGTTGGACAAGAGCAAACTGTCCAACTGGAAAAACCTGAACAACGGCTACCTGGCGCTCAATCAGCCCTTCGACCCGGGCAATCGCTACGCGGCGCCCACCGTGGTGTCGCTGACGCTGCTGGGCTACAACGCCACCCAATTGAAGAAAGCCGGCGTCGAGGCCAAGGCCGGCAGTTGGAGCCTGGTGTTCGATCCCGCCGTGCTGGCCAGGATCAAGGGCAAGGTCACCGTGCTGGACAGCCAGCGCGAACTGATGGCCGCCGCGCTGATGTATCTGGGCAAGGATGCCAACTCGGCGAATCCGGCCGACTGGAAGGCCGCCGCGGAGGTGATACGCAAGGCCAAGCCTTACTGGGCGGCATTCAACAATCAGAGCTACATCAAGGAACTGACCGTCGGCAACATCTGGGTGGCGCTGGGCTACTCCAACGATCTGTTCCAGGCCCAGCAGGACGCCAAGAACGCCAAGCGGCCGTTCGAGCTGGCCTATCGTCCGCAGCAGGAAGGCAATGTGCTGGCCATCGACAATATGACCATCCTCAAGGACGCGCCGCGTCCGGACCTGGCGCACAAGTTCATCAACTTCATGCTGGATGGCAAGAACGCGTCGGAAATCTCCAACCTGATCGGCGCGACCAACCCGGTGAAGGCCGCGGAAGCCTTCTTCAAGCCGCAGATCAAGGCCAACCCGGTGATCATGCTGGACCCGTCCAAGGGCAAGTACGTGGCGCTGAAGGATCTGGACATCAAATCCCGCCGCGAATTGAACCGTCTGTGGTCGCAAGTGAAGGTCGGCCGCTGA
- the proB gene encoding glutamate 5-kinase: MHSVIHASDRIVVKVGSSLVTNDGRGLDLNALARWAEEVAELKRRGKQVVLVSSGAIAEGCQRLGWTVRPKGVHELQAAAAVGQMGLCQAYESAFRSFGLRTAQILLTHEDLADRTRYLNARSTLVSLLNLNVVPIINENDTVVTSEIRFGDNDTLGALVTNLIEADALVILTDQKGLYSADPRKHPDAEFIHEAEAGDERLEEMAGGAGSSVGTGGMITKILAAKRAARSGAATVIASGRESHVLSRLADGEAIGTQLVAATNRMAARKQWLADHLKLAGRLLLDDGAALAIRERGTSLLPVGVSAVEGDFLRGEAVACVDAAGNEVARGLVNYSSDEARQIMRKSTREIESALGYIVEPELIHRDNMVAL; this comes from the coding sequence ATGCACTCGGTGATTCACGCTTCCGACCGTATCGTGGTCAAAGTAGGCTCCAGCCTGGTAACCAACGATGGCAGGGGACTGGACCTGAACGCGCTGGCGCGCTGGGCGGAAGAAGTCGCCGAACTCAAACGCCGCGGCAAGCAAGTGGTGCTGGTTTCCAGCGGCGCCATCGCCGAAGGCTGCCAGCGTCTGGGTTGGACGGTGCGCCCCAAAGGCGTGCATGAATTGCAGGCCGCCGCCGCCGTCGGCCAGATGGGTCTGTGCCAGGCGTACGAGAGCGCCTTCCGCTCCTTCGGCCTGCGCACCGCGCAGATTCTGCTGACCCATGAAGACCTGGCCGACCGCACCCGCTACCTGAACGCCCGCTCCACGCTGGTGAGCCTGCTCAACCTCAACGTGGTGCCCATCATCAACGAGAACGACACCGTGGTCACCAGCGAAATCCGCTTCGGCGACAACGACACGTTGGGCGCGCTGGTCACCAACCTGATCGAAGCCGACGCGCTGGTGATCCTGACCGACCAGAAAGGCCTCTACAGCGCTGATCCGCGCAAGCATCCGGACGCCGAGTTCATCCACGAGGCCGAGGCCGGCGACGAGCGGCTGGAAGAGATGGCCGGCGGCGCCGGCTCCAGCGTCGGCACCGGCGGCATGATCACCAAGATCCTGGCCGCCAAACGCGCCGCCCGCAGCGGCGCCGCCACCGTGATCGCCTCCGGCCGCGAGTCCCACGTGCTGTCGCGCCTGGCCGACGGCGAAGCCATCGGCACCCAGCTGGTCGCCGCCACCAACCGCATGGCCGCGCGCAAGCAATGGCTGGCCGACCACTTGAAGCTGGCCGGCCGACTGCTGCTGGACGACGGCGCGGCGCTGGCGATACGCGAGCGCGGCACCAGCCTGCTGCCGGTGGGCGTCAGCGCGGTGGAGGGCGATTTCCTGCGCGGCGAGGCGGTGGCCTGCGTCGACGCCGCCGGCAACGAGGTGGCGCGCGGCCTGGTCAACTACAGTTCGGACGAGGCGCGCCAGATCATGCGCAAGAGCACGCGCGAGATCGAATCCGCGCTCGGCTACATCGTCGAGCCGGAATTGATCCACCGCGACAATATGGTGGCGCTCTGA
- a CDS encoding adenosylmethionine--8-amino-7-oxononanoate transaminase produces the protein MSNQAWLERSFNAVWHPCTQMKRHERLPIVPIASANGVWLTDFDGKRYLDGVSSWWVNLFGHGHPRIKQAIRDQLDQLEHVMLAGFTHRPVVELSERLAALSGLGHAFYGSDGASATEIALKMSFHYWKNSGQPGKIRFVSLENSYHGETVGALAVTDVPLFSSTYADLLKPGLRAPSPDARQAAPGETAADVALRAARSLENLLAKHGGEIAAVIVEPLVQGAAGMAMHDPIYLTELRRLCDRYQVHLIADEIAVGFGRTGSFFAYQQAGIVPDFLCLSKGITGGFLPLSCVLARDEIYQAFYHDDVARGFLHSHSYTGNALACAAALAVLDIFEDEDALAANRAKAEAFNARLAPIAARADVRHFRHRGMIWAFDVDTTRSDFALAYFSAMLKRGCLLRPIGKTVYFMPPYTLNHEEMDWLANAAFAALDEVQAGESAAADPTALP, from the coding sequence ATGAGCAACCAAGCCTGGCTGGAGCGCAGTTTCAACGCCGTATGGCATCCCTGCACCCAGATGAAGCGCCACGAACGCCTGCCCATCGTGCCCATCGCCAGCGCGAACGGCGTCTGGCTGACCGACTTCGACGGCAAGCGCTATCTGGACGGCGTCAGCTCCTGGTGGGTCAATCTGTTCGGCCACGGCCATCCTCGCATCAAGCAGGCGATTCGGGACCAGTTGGACCAACTGGAGCACGTGATGCTGGCCGGCTTCACCCATCGTCCGGTGGTGGAGTTGTCCGAGCGCCTCGCCGCGCTGTCCGGCCTTGGCCATGCCTTCTATGGATCAGACGGCGCCAGCGCGACCGAGATCGCGCTGAAAATGAGCTTCCACTACTGGAAGAACAGCGGCCAGCCCGGCAAGATCCGCTTCGTCAGCCTGGAGAACAGCTACCACGGCGAAACCGTGGGCGCGCTGGCGGTGACCGACGTGCCGCTGTTCTCGTCCACCTACGCCGACTTGCTCAAGCCCGGCCTGCGCGCCCCATCGCCGGACGCCAGACAGGCCGCGCCGGGCGAGACTGCCGCCGACGTCGCGCTGCGCGCCGCGCGCTCGCTGGAAAACCTGCTGGCCAAGCATGGCGGCGAAATCGCCGCCGTGATCGTGGAGCCGCTGGTGCAGGGCGCGGCCGGCATGGCGATGCACGACCCCATTTACCTGACCGAGCTGCGCCGGCTGTGCGACCGCTACCAGGTCCACCTGATCGCCGACGAGATCGCGGTCGGCTTCGGCCGAACCGGCAGCTTCTTCGCCTATCAGCAAGCCGGCATCGTCCCGGACTTCCTGTGCCTGTCCAAGGGCATCACCGGCGGATTCCTGCCATTGTCCTGCGTGCTGGCCCGGGATGAAATCTACCAGGCCTTCTACCACGACGACGTGGCGCGCGGCTTCCTGCACTCGCACAGCTATACCGGCAACGCGCTCGCCTGCGCGGCGGCGCTGGCGGTGCTGGACATCTTCGAAGACGAAGACGCGCTGGCGGCCAACCGCGCCAAGGCCGAGGCGTTCAACGCGCGCCTGGCGCCCATCGCGGCGCGCGCCGATGTCCGCCATTTCCGCCACCGGGGCATGATCTGGGCCTTCGACGTGGATACAACGCGTTCGGACTTTGCATTGGCTTATTTTTCGGCCATGCTGAAACGCGGGTGCCTGTTGCGGCCGATAGGGAAGACGGTCTACTTCATGCCCCCGTACACGCTGAATCACGAAGAAATGGACTGGCTGGCCAATGCCGCCTTCGCCGCGCTGGATGAGGTGCAGGCAGGCGAGAGCGCCGCCGCCGACCCGACCGCGCTTCCCTGA
- a CDS encoding pilin — protein MLAQSERAVGGDEKRQFLTYVDKAVPARRLGMRAARGWHASCWTAMHNMTGQTRIFFEDETEGAATRCFPLWLGLANWEFNMKKQRMQQGFTLIELMIVVAIVGILAAIAIPAYQDYTKRARVSEGLSLASAAQTAIAEYYSSQGAFYSSGSAPFNTGYGLAAATSITGSSVSQVAVQANGVIQVTFNNTVSNGSIIELVPVVGTGSVTWVCTYTGSSAAASNAIAINSANQLSSGWVPSTCRI, from the coding sequence ATGCTAGCACAGTCCGAACGGGCAGTCGGGGGTGACGAAAAACGGCAGTTTCTGACCTATGTTGACAAGGCCGTGCCCGCGCGGCGGCTGGGAATGCGCGCCGCGCGCGGGTGGCATGCTTCGTGCTGGACGGCTATGCACAATATGACGGGACAAACCCGCATTTTCTTTGAAGATGAGACGGAGGGCGCGGCAACGCGATGCTTTCCGCTTTGGCTAGGCTTGGCTAACTGGGAGTTCAACATGAAGAAACAACGCATGCAGCAAGGCTTCACCCTGATCGAGCTGATGATCGTGGTGGCCATCGTCGGCATTCTGGCCGCGATCGCGATTCCTGCGTATCAGGATTACACCAAGCGGGCGCGGGTGTCGGAGGGGCTGTCGCTGGCCTCCGCCGCGCAAACGGCGATTGCGGAATACTATTCGTCGCAAGGAGCGTTTTATTCCAGCGGTAGCGCGCCTTTCAATACCGGTTATGGTTTGGCGGCGGCTACCAGCATCACCGGCTCGTCTGTTTCCCAGGTTGCCGTTCAGGCGAATGGCGTCATTCAGGTAACCTTCAATAACACGGTTTCCAATGGCTCGATTATCGAACTGGTGCCGGTGGTGGGCACCGGGTCTGTCACCTGGGTCTGCACCTATACCGGCAGTTCGGCTGCCGCTTCGAATGCGATAGCCATCAATAGCGCCAATCAGCTTTCTAGCGGCTGGGTGCCGTCCACTTGCCGCATTTGA
- a CDS encoding PglL family O-oligosaccharyltransferase, with product MNNKTAILFFAGLFVIPFLNAARLSPLQDWWTNALVLLTVGGAAVWVFRKRASELEIPWINAFLLVFLLYVIFSGVIHGSYTVTLQMAGVMLTLLLLCQSAQGLKGRHGVLALLAWSLLLGGGAQAAFGLLQVTGLAYHFDGWVVFQSKGPSSSVIGNIGQRNQYANYLTLSMLAACYLWGERRLRGGAAFAALTVFSLLIAWSGARLPLAYGLGLACLAWYWHRRARQNEAVSRMAAAMALSVTMLAFCQVFAHPLVGWLQAVGLDANIQSGADRILDAGLGARRRVEWAKAWLMLKDHPLLGCGLGGYAYQSAWLEAFGGFPKIAENTLFTHSHNLIFQLLAETGVVGSLIILSGLVFCLLPYFYRGAQNSGNLFLIGAAFVILCHSQFEFPLWYLPFLALLALVCALSPRRGFSARLDTALLQWSGVAAGACLMLYVLSGAWVFWTLTQYNHPTADVKTNQERVARLQNIALLPWWQDAANLVLINYVEPSRSYSDAKLPYFEQLARFQPYSAVLFKLAMQQALAGEQEKARVSMAMAIANYPGEVLRFVYFLRAANDPALEGLIRMTQAAARAYALHGVDTEEGRVAAVMVVSAPVTRGPLF from the coding sequence ATGAATAATAAAACGGCGATTCTGTTTTTTGCGGGGCTTTTTGTCATCCCGTTTCTCAATGCGGCGCGCCTCAGCCCATTGCAGGATTGGTGGACGAACGCGTTGGTTTTACTGACCGTTGGAGGCGCGGCTGTCTGGGTCTTCAGGAAAAGGGCATCGGAGCTGGAGATTCCGTGGATTAATGCATTCTTGCTGGTTTTTCTCTTGTACGTCATCTTTTCTGGCGTGATCCATGGCAGCTACACGGTGACGCTGCAGATGGCCGGCGTCATGTTGACGCTGCTGCTGTTGTGCCAGTCGGCGCAAGGCTTGAAAGGGCGGCATGGCGTATTGGCTTTGTTGGCCTGGTCGTTGCTGCTTGGCGGGGGCGCGCAAGCGGCGTTCGGCCTCTTGCAAGTGACAGGGCTGGCTTATCATTTCGACGGGTGGGTGGTATTCCAGTCCAAAGGTCCATCCAGCTCGGTGATCGGCAATATCGGCCAGCGCAATCAGTATGCCAACTATTTGACCTTGAGCATGCTGGCTGCCTGCTATCTGTGGGGGGAGAGGCGCCTCCGGGGAGGCGCCGCTTTTGCGGCATTGACCGTGTTCAGCCTGCTGATCGCATGGTCCGGCGCCCGGCTGCCCTTGGCCTATGGTCTGGGGCTGGCTTGCCTGGCCTGGTATTGGCATCGACGGGCCCGGCAAAATGAGGCCGTAAGCCGCATGGCCGCCGCGATGGCGTTGTCGGTGACGATGCTGGCATTTTGCCAGGTATTCGCGCACCCATTGGTGGGGTGGCTGCAGGCCGTAGGCCTGGACGCCAATATCCAAAGCGGCGCAGACCGAATCCTGGATGCCGGTTTGGGGGCCAGGCGCCGCGTCGAGTGGGCCAAGGCCTGGCTCATGTTGAAAGACCATCCGCTTCTGGGTTGCGGCTTGGGAGGCTATGCATACCAGTCCGCATGGCTGGAAGCATTTGGCGGGTTCCCGAAGATTGCGGAAAACACCTTGTTTACGCATAGCCATAATCTGATTTTCCAGCTGCTGGCCGAGACCGGCGTCGTCGGCAGCCTCATCATCCTGTCTGGCTTGGTTTTTTGCCTGCTGCCATATTTTTATCGCGGCGCGCAAAACTCGGGCAATCTGTTCCTGATAGGCGCGGCTTTTGTCATCCTTTGCCATAGCCAGTTCGAGTTTCCACTATGGTATCTGCCTTTTCTCGCCTTGCTGGCCTTGGTTTGCGCGCTGTCTCCCAGGAGGGGCTTTTCCGCCAGGCTGGATACGGCCTTGCTGCAATGGAGCGGGGTGGCGGCTGGCGCCTGCCTGATGCTGTATGTCTTGTCGGGCGCATGGGTGTTCTGGACGCTGACGCAATATAACCATCCTACGGCGGATGTGAAAACCAATCAGGAGCGCGTGGCGCGCTTGCAGAACATCGCGCTTTTGCCATGGTGGCAGGATGCGGCGAATCTGGTGCTCATTAACTATGTGGAGCCCTCCAGATCGTATTCCGATGCCAAGCTCCCCTATTTTGAGCAACTGGCCAGATTTCAACCGTATTCCGCCGTGCTATTCAAGCTTGCCATGCAGCAGGCGCTCGCCGGGGAGCAAGAAAAAGCCAGGGTCTCCATGGCCATGGCGATTGCCAACTACCCTGGCGAGGTGCTGCGCTTCGTCTATTTTCTGCGAGCGGCGAATGATCCGGCGCTGGAAGGGCTGATTCGGATGACGCAAGCGGCGGCCAGGGCGTATGCGTTGCATGGCGTAGATACCGAGGAGGGGCGCGTGGCGGCGGTGATGGTGGTTTCCGCGCCGGTGACGCGAGGCCCGCTATTCTGA